The following DNA comes from Chitinophagaceae bacterium.
GATTGATAAAAAACAAATTTTATCATTAAAAATAAAATTTTGGAAAAGTAAGAAAAAGAAAAAATAATTCTTTAATTTTACCTTGAATTAAATCAAAGAATTATGTATAGTAGTGTTAAATCAACTTTCTTAGCCTTATTACTTGTCCTCCCTTTTACATCTTTTGGACAGTCAATTTTATCGGAAAATTTCGAAACGAATCCTTTTAATAACGGTTGGACAGCTGAACAGGCTGCAGGCTCAGACGGATGGGGGTGGGGAACCACATCTTCATTATCCAGTGCTTTTTTTGGGATTCAGGACTCGCCGGACGGCACAAATGTGGTGGCAGCAAATGATGACAGATGTAATTGTAATGCAAGTCAGGATTACCTTATATCTCCGTCTTTTAGCTTAGCCGGGATTTCCGGGGAAGTTAAACTCTTATTTGAACTCTACTTTTTAGGAGGTTCGTATGATGGGGATACTGAAACCGCTTTTTTGCAGATATCAACAGATGGTGGTGCTACTTATAGCAATTTGATGAATTTACAAGGGTCGGAAAGCTGGCAAACAGTTATGGTCGATTTGGATAGCTATGCAGGTTATTCGGACGTAAGATTGAGATTTCATTATAATGACAATGGAGGCTGGTTGTACGGTGCAGCTTTAAACAGCGTGAATGTATTCATTCCTGAACCATATGACTTAAGGCTTGTAAGTGTCGATATACCTGAATTTTTAAATATTGGCTATTATGATTTAGATGGAAGGGTTATAAATTTTGGAACAGAGCCATTAACTTCTTTTGATGTTAGCTGGAATAGAGGAGGTACTGTATATACTTCAACTATTTCCGGTATAAATATTGAATTTGGAGAAACATATGATTTTACTCATGATACCAAACTTGATTTAGCCGTTGCACAGGATTATACAATCACTGTTGCAGTTGACAAACCAAATGGTCAGGACATTACTACATTAACAGATAATGAAATTCAGAAAAACATTACGGCAATTGATGTGGTGGTTTCTAAAAATGTAGTGATTGAACAACATACAGGTGCATGGTGTCAGTTTTGTCCGGACGGATCCTATATATTAAGAAATATCAGAGAAAATCATGATAATGCAATTACGGTTAGTATTCATAATGGCGATGCTATGGCTTTTGCAGATGGCAACACCGTAGGAAGTGAATTTGTAAGCGGATACCCTACAGGAACTATAGATAGATTTCAATTTCCGGGTCAAAGTGGTGTAGATGCGAGTAGAACTACATGGGAAAATCGCTATTTAGAAAGATTAGGTGCAACAGTACCATTTACAGTAAGCGCTGAAAACACCTATGACGCATCTTCCAGAATGATAACAGTTGATATGGAAGTAACTTCTCACAGTAGTTTTGAAGGAGAACCCAGACTAAATGTCTTTATAGTGGAAGATAGTGTAACAGGAACCGGGTCGGGGTATAATCAGGCAAATGCCTATAATAACCAATCCGGTCATCCTTATCAAGGTGCCGGAAATCCAATTGTAGGTTATAATCACATGAATGTAGCCAGAGCTTTTTTGGGAGGTCCGTGGGGAGAAATAAACTCATTACCTACATCAATAGCTAGTGGAGAAACTTTCTCTTACCAGTTTACTTATACCATTCCTGCCGGATATGACGAAGATCAAATACGTGTAGTTGCACTTGTTCAAAACTTTTCTTCTGACGGGAATGACAGGGAAATTTTTAATGCTGTAGAAATGTCACTCAACGAAAGTGCTGAAAATGAAGTTTTTCAAATTGTTCTTAGTGCTGAAGAAGCTGATTTAGTAAATGACAAAATGCAGATTAAAATTTATCCAAACCCAACATCTGACAAAGTGAATATGGCTTTTGTTCTTAAAGAGCAAGGTAATTTAACAATAGATATAATAGATTTGCTTGGTAAATCAGTAAAAACTGTTGACTACGGAATGCATTATCCCGGGTATTATACTGAAACTTTAAATGTAAACAATTTAAATAGCGGAGTTTATTTTATTAATATCAGAAATGCTGATAGTATTGTAACAAAAAGATTGATAGTTCAATAAGCTGAAATTATATTTTTCTACATTGAATTACCCTCCCCTTTAAGGAGGGTAATTCATTTATAACACTTTCAAACATTATCATCTATGACTAAGAAGATACTTTTGTTACCTTTTTTTATAGTTTTTTTTATAAAAGTTTACAGTCAGGGAAATTTTTCAGGTGAGCTAATGGTAAATAGTGATTTCTACCAAAGAGATGAAGCTATAGGGGCTGTAAATACACCTCATTATGATAACTTACTTTCTTCAACAGATGCTTGGTTTAGTCTGTTATATACGAATCATGATATAAATCTGGATGTAGGTATTCGCATGGATATGTTTAATAACTCAAATCTGCATAATCCGGGAACACCATACAATGGAATAGGTATTGGAAGGTGGTTTGTAAGAAAGAGATTTCAAAATGTAACTCTGGAAGGTGGTTATATTTATGAGCAGTTTGGAAGCGGTATTAGTTTCAGAACTTATGAAGACAGGAGTTTAGGGATTGATAATGCACTTTTTGGAATGAGTGTAAAATATGAACCGATTGAGAATCTTATGATAACCGGATTGGCGGGTGTTCAAAAAAATCGTTTTGATTTATATAATCCTATAATTCAGGGCGTAAACCTTGAATACTTTATAAGCTCAGAAGAAGGGAATCTGACAATGGTTCCGGGGGTTGCGTTAGTAAACAGAACCCTAGATCAATCTTCAATGAATTTAATTGTAAACACTATTGAAACCTATCCGGAAGAGGAAAGGTTTGTCCCTCGTTATAATACATTTGTTGCATCAGCATACAATTCGATGGATATCGGTGCATTTAATGTTTATCTGGAAGGAGCGGTAAAAACAAATGAAGCTATTCGAACAGCTGATAACCGTTTAAGAGACAGACCCGGAAATGTATTGTATGGCGTTGTTGGTTATTCAAGACCCGGTTTTGGCGCGAGCTTTCAAGCTAAAAGAACCGAGAATTTTGTTTTTAGAACTTCCCCAAATGAAGCATTGTTGGACGGTATGATTGGTTTTATTCCTCCCACTGCACGTCAGCAACACAGAAGATTAATAGCAAGGTATGCTGCAGCAACACAAGAATTGGAAGAGCTGGCTTTTAATCTAGATTTATCGTATGTGCCGGTAAGAGGTTATACCTTAGGTTTTAATGCTGCAGAAATCAGGGATTTTAGTGATGATTTACTTTTTAGGGAATACTTTTTAGATTTGACAATCAGGAAAAGCAGAAAATGGACAGGCGTAGCCGGAATACAGTACATGCAGTATAATCAGGCAGTTTATGAAGAGAAACCCGGTGAACCTATGGTGGAAGCTATAACTCCTTTTGTTGAACTAACCTATCGTTTTAACAGAAGACATTCTATAAGAGTGGAAGCCGAATATCAGTATAATGAACAAGATTTTGGTAGTTGGGTCTATGGATTAATAGAATATAATATTGCGCCACGATGGTCTTTTGCTGTATCTGATATGTATAATTATGCGCCAAATGAATCAAAAGATACAGAAGCTTTACATTATTATTCGCTTTTTGCATCATATACGGCGGGAGCTCATCGTTTTACTACAAGTTATGTGCGACAAGTCGAAGGAGTGATTTGTACCGGAGGAGTATGTCGTTTTGAGCCTGCTTTTAGTGGAGTAAAATTTCAACTGACAACTTCA
Coding sequences within:
- a CDS encoding T9SS C-terminal target domain-containing protein, yielding MYSSVKSTFLALLLVLPFTSFGQSILSENFETNPFNNGWTAEQAAGSDGWGWGTTSSLSSAFFGIQDSPDGTNVVAANDDRCNCNASQDYLISPSFSLAGISGEVKLLFELYFLGGSYDGDTETAFLQISTDGGATYSNLMNLQGSESWQTVMVDLDSYAGYSDVRLRFHYNDNGGWLYGAALNSVNVFIPEPYDLRLVSVDIPEFLNIGYYDLDGRVINFGTEPLTSFDVSWNRGGTVYTSTISGINIEFGETYDFTHDTKLDLAVAQDYTITVAVDKPNGQDITTLTDNEIQKNITAIDVVVSKNVVIEQHTGAWCQFCPDGSYILRNIRENHDNAITVSIHNGDAMAFADGNTVGSEFVSGYPTGTIDRFQFPGQSGVDASRTTWENRYLERLGATVPFTVSAENTYDASSRMITVDMEVTSHSSFEGEPRLNVFIVEDSVTGTGSGYNQANAYNNQSGHPYQGAGNPIVGYNHMNVARAFLGGPWGEINSLPTSIASGETFSYQFTYTIPAGYDEDQIRVVALVQNFSSDGNDREIFNAVEMSLNESAENEVFQIVLSAEEADLVNDKMQIKIYPNPTSDKVNMAFVLKEQGNLTIDIIDLLGKSVKTVDYGMHYPGYYTETLNVNNLNSGVYFINIRNADSIVTKRLIVQ